One Acetobacterium sp. KB-1 DNA segment encodes these proteins:
- a CDS encoding helix-turn-helix domain-containing protein yields MDCTKVGILLKALRKEKEMTQKQVADQMHISDKTISKWERGMGCPDVSLLGELSELFEVNIEKILLGDLELNDMETGNLKRIKFYVCPNCGNVISTTGDAQLSCCGRKLAPLVAKPADEKHSAMVEDDDGEYYITFDHEMSKDHFLSFVAYVSADRSLFIKLYPEQMAAVRLPAMSGGKLGKKYGSKLYYYCSRDGLWVL; encoded by the coding sequence ATGGATTGCACGAAGGTAGGCATCCTACTAAAGGCGTTGCGAAAAGAAAAAGAAATGACCCAAAAGCAGGTTGCCGATCAGATGCACATCAGTGATAAAACCATCTCCAAATGGGAACGTGGTATGGGTTGTCCGGATGTATCCCTGCTGGGAGAGCTGTCGGAACTATTTGAGGTGAATATTGAAAAAATACTTTTAGGAGATCTGGAACTAAATGATATGGAAACAGGAAATTTGAAACGAATAAAATTTTATGTTTGTCCAAACTGCGGAAATGTGATCAGCACGACTGGCGATGCACAGCTTTCCTGTTGTGGACGAAAACTGGCCCCACTGGTGGCCAAACCGGCCGATGAAAAACATAGTGCTATGGTAGAAGATGACGATGGCGAATACTACATTACCTTTGACCATGAAATGAGTAAAGACCATTTTCTTTCTTTTGTGGCTTATGTGTCGGCGGATCGAAGTTTGTTTATCAAACTGTATCCCGAGCAAATGGCGGCGGTACGGCTACCGGCAATGAGCGGTGGAAAGCTGGGGAAGAAGTATGGCAGTAAACTGTACTATTATTGTAGTAGAGATGGTCTATGGGTATTGTAG
- a CDS encoding GIY-YIG nuclease family protein: METRSKKELKDNYKNRTVVGGIYGIKCNGNDRIWIKSTKDMAGQKNRLGFAVAIDSCPEPAMLREWKQYGGKSFSFVVLEEIEKGETQTEREFSDDVAILFEIWKDKEKLKNEHTITSH; the protein is encoded by the coding sequence ATGGAAACACGATCAAAAAAAGAATTAAAAGATAACTATAAAAACAGAACCGTTGTCGGGGGGATTTATGGCATCAAATGCAATGGCAATGACCGGATCTGGATAAAATCGACCAAGGATATGGCGGGTCAAAAAAACCGGCTTGGGTTTGCGGTTGCAATCGATTCATGCCCTGAACCCGCGATGCTTAGGGAATGGAAACAGTATGGCGGCAAATCATTTTCCTTTGTTGTCCTCGAAGAAATCGAAAAAGGTGAAACCCAGACCGAGCGGGAGTTTAGTGATGACGTTGCGATACTGTTTGAAATATGGAAGGATAAGGAAAAACTAAAAAATGAACACACAATTACATCCCATTGA
- a CDS encoding CatA-like O-acetyltransferase — protein MNTQLHPIDFENWDRRQYFYYFTEMLPTGFNLNIEIDITKAHQKIKAAGKKFFPAYLYLTAKLITEQGGADVLLDRLSDQPQTFSIV, from the coding sequence ATGAACACACAATTACATCCCATTGACTTTGAAAACTGGGATCGAAGACAATACTTTTATTATTTTACCGAAATGCTGCCCACCGGATTTAACCTGAATATAGAGATCGATATCACTAAGGCCCATCAGAAGATTAAAGCAGCGGGCAAAAAGTTTTTTCCTGCCTATCTTTATCTGACGGCAAAACTGATAACCGAGCAGGGGGGTGCGGACGTTTTGTTGGACCGACTAAGCGACCAACCCCAGACTTTTTCTATAGTTTAA
- a CDS encoding IS3 family transposase: MFSYQENIKAVKLLIQYDMSYATVIRELGYPSKKALWNWYNEYSQNGDLHQNFIKQSKFTDEEKQKAVDYYREHGKCVSRTVKKLGYPSRPMLDKWITELAPDQKRYCRSGGAVVKYTRDQKEQAVISLCSRSKPAKEVAAEYGTTRENLYNWKRLFLKEGCVQSMKKPIKKIIQSQNVQSHETEVSELHEKKDELSSQVAELQKEVHRLKIERDIYEKAAELIKKDKGINLQTLTNREKATIINALRESHQLNMLLNIMVMAKSSYCYQVLAINTDKYADLRTKVKGTFEESSSRYGSRRIHSVIKSAGATISEKVIRRIMKEEDLIVPNIKRKKYSSYKGEITPAVENVINRDFKADKPNNKWLTDITEFHIPAGKIYLSPIIDCFDGLPVSWTIGTSPNAELVNIMLDEAISQLREDEKPIVHSDRGCHYRWPGWLERIEKAELTRSMSKKGCSPDNSACEGFFGRLKNEMFYGCSWTGVTIDQFIDQLDAYIQWYGEKRIKLSLGGMSPLNYRKSLGLVA, from the coding sequence ATGTTTTCCTATCAGGAAAACATTAAAGCTGTCAAATTGCTTATTCAATACGATATGAGTTACGCTACCGTAATCCGTGAGTTGGGCTATCCTTCCAAAAAAGCTCTTTGGAATTGGTACAATGAGTATTCTCAGAATGGAGATCTTCATCAGAATTTTATCAAGCAATCGAAATTTACTGATGAAGAGAAACAAAAGGCCGTTGACTATTATCGTGAGCATGGCAAATGTGTTTCACGGACAGTGAAAAAGCTTGGTTATCCTAGTCGCCCAATGCTGGATAAATGGATAACAGAACTTGCTCCAGACCAAAAAAGGTATTGCCGTTCCGGTGGTGCTGTTGTAAAATATACGCGTGATCAAAAAGAACAGGCTGTCATTTCCCTATGTTCCCGTAGCAAACCTGCTAAAGAAGTTGCTGCTGAGTATGGAACAACAAGAGAAAATCTCTATAACTGGAAACGACTGTTTTTGAAAGAAGGATGCGTTCAGTCAATGAAAAAGCCCATAAAGAAAATCATTCAATCCCAAAATGTTCAATCTCATGAAACTGAGGTGTCAGAGCTTCATGAAAAAAAAGATGAGCTTTCGTCACAGGTTGCGGAACTTCAGAAGGAAGTTCATCGCCTGAAGATTGAGCGCGATATTTATGAAAAAGCTGCTGAACTCATAAAAAAAGACAAGGGCATTAATCTTCAAACGCTTACGAACCGTGAGAAGGCCACAATTATTAATGCCCTGCGAGAATCCCATCAATTAAATATGCTTCTCAACATAATGGTTATGGCTAAAAGTAGCTACTGTTACCAGGTACTCGCTATCAATACCGATAAATATGCTGATTTAAGAACAAAGGTGAAAGGCACCTTCGAAGAATCATCCAGTAGGTATGGTTCCCGCAGAATTCATTCGGTTATAAAATCAGCCGGAGCTACCATATCAGAGAAGGTTATTCGCCGAATAATGAAAGAGGAAGACCTTATTGTTCCGAATATCAAACGCAAGAAATACAGCTCGTATAAAGGCGAAATCACCCCTGCGGTTGAAAATGTCATTAACCGCGATTTCAAGGCTGATAAGCCCAACAATAAATGGCTGACAGATATAACCGAATTTCATATCCCCGCCGGAAAAATATACTTATCTCCAATCATTGATTGCTTTGATGGTCTTCCGGTAAGCTGGACCATCGGTACATCACCAAATGCAGAACTTGTAAATATAATGCTTGATGAAGCTATTTCCCAGCTTAGAGAAGACGAAAAACCCATCGTTCATTCTGATCGTGGTTGTCACTATCGTTGGCCAGGCTGGCTTGAACGTATTGAAAAAGCTGAGCTTACAAGGTCAATGTCAAAGAAAGGCTGCTCGCCAGATAATTCAGCATGTGAAGGATTTTTTGGCAGACTAAAAAACGAGATGTTTTATGGCTGCTCATGGACTGGTGTAACGATAGACCAATTCATTGATCAGCTTGATGCATACATTCAGTGGTACGGTGAAAAGCGGATTAAGCTATCACTCGGGGGAATGAGCCCATTAAACTATAGAAAAAGTCTGGGGTTGGTCGCTTAG
- a CDS encoding CatA-like O-acetyltransferase, translating into MSAPPQSEFRVAKTADKLEYYEVLHPSYACFHEDDKTMSNMWTEFDPDFESFYQNYMNDQKQYSGNHGILAKPELPPPNSFMVGMLPWTQFSSYSPVPYAKADYYFPVLQAGRFFEKSGRKMMPFSITVHHAVADGYHVSLFLEKFQTAMNHPEQWIRL; encoded by the coding sequence TTGTCCGCACCCCCGCAGTCGGAATTTCGAGTTGCAAAAACAGCGGATAAGCTGGAGTATTATGAGGTTTTACACCCCTCCTATGCCTGTTTTCACGAGGATGACAAAACGATGTCGAACATGTGGACAGAATTTGATCCGGATTTTGAAAGCTTTTATCAAAACTACATGAATGATCAGAAACAATACTCCGGAAACCACGGGATTCTGGCAAAACCAGAACTGCCACCCCCCAACAGCTTTATGGTTGGGATGCTACCGTGGACACAGTTTAGCAGTTACTCACCGGTACCTTATGCCAAGGCGGATTATTATTTTCCCGTTTTACAGGCCGGTAGATTCTTTGAAAAAAGCGGCCGAAAAATGATGCCCTTTTCGATCACCGTTCACCATGCCGTTGCTGATGGCTATCATGTGAGCTTATTCCTGGAAAAATTTCAGACTGCTATGAATCATCCCGAACAATGGATCAGGTTATGA
- a CDS encoding DUF3796 domain-containing protein — protein MKLNRLGFLSLLSLLGILGLFVDNSGLLGFFGFLYYLRYFFVIPDELFQENVRKAASIGFFTGVAATGLVFALRVVLPVSIAPSVALATTFIVSVACFTIALVVFEIREQRGI, from the coding sequence ATGAAATTGAATCGACTGGGATTTTTATCACTACTTTCACTGTTGGGCATACTGGGGTTATTTGTTGATAATAGTGGTCTGCTGGGCTTCTTTGGTTTCTTATACTATCTTCGTTATTTTTTTGTAATCCCGGATGAGCTGTTTCAGGAGAATGTCAGGAAGGCCGCAAGTATCGGATTTTTTACAGGAGTTGCTGCAACTGGTTTAGTCTTTGCATTGCGCGTCGTGTTACCGGTTTCTATAGCGCCAAGTGTCGCATTGGCGACTACTTTTATTGTTTCGGTAGCTTGCTTCACTATTGCCCTAGTGGTGTTTGAAATTAGAGAACAGCGGGGAATATGA
- a CDS encoding helix-turn-helix transcriptional regulator: MALITKIREYRARYNLTQDELATRVGVRRETIVNLERGRYNPSLKLAMDIARVFVTTVEELFIFSDEVK; encoded by the coding sequence ATGGCTCTGATTACAAAAATACGCGAGTATCGGGCCCGGTACAATCTGACCCAGGATGAGCTGGCAACCCGGGTGGGGGTGCGGCGGGAAACCATTGTCAATCTGGAGCGTGGTCGCTATAATCCGTCGCTTAAATTAGCAATGGATATTGCCAGGGTTTTTGTCACCACGGTGGAAGAATTGTTTATCTTTAGTGACGAGGTGAAATGA